From the Desulfomonilia bacterium genome, one window contains:
- a CDS encoding carboxylesterase family protein yields the protein MFNLRLIHFPAFFFVFSLLLFSCASSGGNQDENTTSEETLAGQQLIRETQSGIIKGQTDNGTLSWLGIPYAKPPVGDLRWKAPRDPDPWDGVRDATSFGSACTQYGTILYILDEKLYGKPTGCEDCLYLNVWRPATDETNLPVFFYIHGGANVIGASSLPVYNGANLSRKTNMVVVTANYRLGLMGWFTHPSLRDGDALDSSGNYGTLDLIKALEWIQKNAASFGGDPGNVTVCGQSAGAFNIHSLLASPLTENLYHKAIMHSGFPVSTKVETGDKRADKVITRLMIQDKLAVNEESATALIREKGGEWLASYLRSVPAYRIYNPDVSTASGSTKESGTTSFGIYEDGTVIPQNVFNTLKQGGYHKVPVMLGCMSEELKLFLVMLGVETHKLHGLIKQHKPDSANLEFSDFFPAALKPLYNTVTSAGQIVFQGYGVDKTASLLSRYQNDVYAYRFEFTGGARPFDFLLGSAHAFDVPFLFGNFLPPGKSLIGCEWNNSNKIEREHMSDIVMAYWSSFARYGDPNTGNSLPRWQKFSNGSAINNRMILDTGNAYMSTDSAGQTQSDSAGDMIEDLNNRIKSFVEEASK from the coding sequence ATGTTTAATTTGAGATTGATTCATTTTCCGGCATTCTTTTTTGTCTTTAGCCTTTTATTGTTTTCCTGCGCATCTTCAGGCGGCAATCAGGATGAAAATACCACATCTGAAGAAACGTTAGCCGGGCAGCAGCTAATAAGAGAAACACAATCGGGCATTATAAAAGGCCAGACCGATAACGGTACGCTTTCATGGCTCGGTATCCCCTACGCAAAGCCACCCGTAGGCGACCTCAGGTGGAAGGCGCCTAGAGACCCCGATCCATGGGACGGCGTAAGAGACGCAACAAGCTTTGGCAGTGCCTGCACACAGTATGGAACAATCCTTTACATACTTGACGAAAAGCTCTACGGAAAACCGACAGGATGTGAGGACTGCCTCTATCTGAACGTATGGCGCCCGGCTACTGATGAAACAAACCTGCCTGTGTTTTTCTACATACACGGCGGGGCGAACGTGATTGGAGCCTCCAGCCTGCCCGTATACAACGGTGCCAACCTCAGCAGAAAGACCAACATGGTTGTCGTTACTGCAAACTATCGTCTTGGTCTTATGGGCTGGTTTACACATCCCTCATTGAGGGACGGCGACGCACTTGACAGTTCCGGTAACTATGGCACCCTCGACTTGATCAAGGCCCTTGAATGGATTCAGAAAAATGCGGCTTCGTTTGGAGGCGACCCCGGAAACGTCACCGTATGCGGACAATCCGCCGGCGCCTTCAATATCCACTCGCTGCTTGCTTCCCCGCTTACCGAAAACCTTTACCATAAGGCCATCATGCACAGCGGCTTCCCTGTCTCTACAAAGGTCGAAACCGGCGACAAGCGGGCTGACAAGGTAATCACGAGGCTCATGATACAGGACAAGCTCGCAGTCAACGAGGAATCGGCAACCGCCCTGATCAGGGAAAAAGGCGGTGAATGGCTTGCCTCATACCTGAGAAGCGTGCCTGCATATAGGATATACAATCCTGACGTATCGACTGCGTCAGGCAGTACAAAGGAAAGCGGTACGACTTCATTCGGCATATATGAGGACGGAACGGTAATTCCACAGAACGTCTTCAATACTCTGAAACAGGGTGGCTATCACAAGGTACCTGTAATGCTCGGCTGCATGTCCGAAGAACTGAAGCTCTTCCTTGTTATGCTGGGAGTTGAAACACACAAACTTCACGGACTCATCAAACAGCATAAACCTGACAGCGCCAATCTCGAATTCAGCGACTTTTTCCCCGCGGCACTGAAACCTCTTTACAATACCGTCACCTCTGCCGGTCAGATCGTGTTCCAGGGATATGGTGTGGACAAAACGGCTTCCCTGCTGTCCAGATACCAGAATGATGTCTATGCCTACAGGTTTGAATTCACGGGAGGTGCCAGACCTTTTGATTTCCTTCTCGGATCAGCGCATGCCTTTGATGTGCCTTTTCTTTTTGGAAATTTTCTTCCACCCGGGAAAAGCCTGATCGGCTGCGAATGGAACAACTCGAATAAGATCGAACGCGAACACATGTCGGATATTGTCATGGCCTACTGGTCGAGTTTTGCACGATACGGCGACCCCAACACAGGCAATTCGCTGCCGCGCTGGCAGAAATTTTCGAACGGTTCAGCCATTAATAACCGGATGATACTGGATACGGGAAACGCGTATATGTCAACAGATTCAGCCGGGCAGACTCAATCCGATTCAGCCGGAGATATGATTGAAGATTTGAATAACAGAATAAAAAGCTTTGTTGAGGAAGCCAGTAAATAA
- a CDS encoding DUF1285 domain-containing protein: MTGNCKLRDVSATTRIRIDREGRWFYEDSEIIHPMVLKVFCDALEIDDQGRYRIIVENELCHIDVEDAPFIVRTIRGDCEHGLELLLNNHRTAPLDPGTLFFGRDNILYARLADGIVVKFSRAAYYQLALMMEENENGGICLKVKEKSYLF; encoded by the coding sequence GTGACCGGGAACTGCAAACTGAGAGACGTAAGTGCAACTACCAGAATTCGCATAGACAGGGAAGGACGCTGGTTTTATGAAGACAGCGAAATAATACATCCGATGGTGCTCAAGGTATTCTGCGATGCGCTGGAGATTGATGATCAGGGCAGATACCGTATTATCGTGGAAAACGAGCTATGCCATATCGATGTTGAGGATGCACCCTTCATCGTAAGGACAATCCGAGGCGATTGTGAACACGGGCTGGAACTGCTGCTCAATAACCACAGAACCGCACCCCTTGATCCGGGAACACTGTTTTTCGGCCGCGACAACATCCTTTATGCCAGACTTGCCGACGGCATTGTCGTCAAGTTCAGCCGGGCCGCATACTATCAGCTTGCCCTGATGATGGAGGAAAACGAAAATGGCGGCATCTGCCTTAAGGTTAAAGAAAAATCCTATCTTTTCTGA
- a CDS encoding PilZ domain-containing protein → MNDKRAHERTDVRLNALFRKDDSYIFRTKVINISMGGLFMETSQFMKPGTNISVDIDAENIGQIIGVHGHVVRNTGSGLAVEFASVDNSILDRLIEREKYMSIKKKQTIEQPCSSGYSF, encoded by the coding sequence ATGAATGATAAAAGGGCCCATGAAAGAACTGATGTCAGGTTAAATGCTCTATTCCGCAAAGATGATTCATATATTTTTCGTACAAAAGTAATTAATATAAGCATGGGCGGATTATTTATGGAAACTTCTCAGTTCATGAAACCAGGGACCAATATTTCTGTTGACATTGACGCCGAGAACATCGGTCAGATAATCGGAGTGCACGGACATGTTGTCAGAAACACCGGTTCAGGACTTGCGGTTGAATTTGCCAGTGTAGATAATTCCATACTGGACAGGCTCATTGAAAGAGAAAAATACATGTCTATCAAGAAAAAACAGACAATAGAACAACCATGTAGCTCAGGGTATAGCTTCTGA
- a CDS encoding helix-turn-helix transcriptional regulator has product MAEEQKNILANTILKLNSKLINAYDIESLQKLMEAPLREVVPFDRSCFLVNGNCNSSVALITGDSLSASQGKVKTMIIDEDINVSCHLKEMNSEIILSQNESGLGQEGNENILELVKFKTGSPFSINLALAEVQGLCVSIYLFRREKPFTSNEAEILKQFELILTNCAQSLLMARMSVSKGMLLSGSKDSHNYVYLLLDKNLEIAILPESTHKFFIDHFNGPFIGSLPEPLRKWLDSCLKRNASCEDRGGERSTVFVSDNGNINCTLYAFEDSLGTPRFLTTFERERKRDDFTSLDGIGLSPRETQILAGLFAGKSNIQIGKDLNIKEITVRKHLENIGMKLNASGRTEVLAKAIEARDYVPDLIYDPSSTRHSPLFTRMPLLLSELDSCPEVIIELNQRLNELRNFEEVPVILKSVLEKQMPFDWAAVYCMTSANEIENIYVTPGLPFDWVKLYPVIRNLISWIPAVRKGKVGDIFLAQDLINPENREDLFTKTIMEAATGTYFSLIMPVAETREHKVFLGLYRKDNKSPYSEDDVAIMELLSPVIISWAHSVIRFHESALNYMGNHIVLEKKNVQAVLFDEYLKGIVWTKGAQELIESQIGSSWKNILITQLRKLSKYKGPELKEKTNNRKVWTEYFILDGCNLECFAYMLDGHILVKFKQQISEPFSILKKYDLTEMETQILSYLHLGYTDRQIASALNVCEMTVKKHMSYIGERFGVSGRVAILRHAEMLRRSPSM; this is encoded by the coding sequence ATGGCTGAAGAGCAAAAAAATATACTGGCAAATACGATCCTGAAGTTGAACAGCAAACTGATCAATGCCTATGACATTGAGAGCTTGCAGAAACTTATGGAGGCGCCACTTCGTGAGGTTGTTCCCTTTGACCGGTCCTGTTTTCTGGTAAATGGAAACTGTAACTCGTCTGTGGCTCTGATAACCGGTGATTCACTTTCCGCTTCTCAAGGCAAAGTCAAGACAATGATAATTGACGAAGATATAAATGTATCCTGTCATTTAAAAGAAATGAACTCTGAAATCATTCTCAGCCAGAATGAATCAGGTCTTGGACAAGAAGGGAATGAAAATATTCTGGAACTTGTAAAGTTCAAGACTGGTTCCCCCTTTTCAATTAACCTGGCTCTTGCAGAAGTACAGGGTTTATGTGTGTCTATCTATCTGTTCCGGCGTGAAAAACCATTTACTTCGAATGAAGCTGAGATATTAAAACAGTTTGAATTGATTTTGACGAATTGTGCACAAAGCCTTCTCATGGCAAGAATGTCAGTCTCAAAAGGGATGCTTCTGTCAGGATCGAAAGACAGTCATAATTACGTATATTTGTTGCTAGATAAAAATCTTGAAATAGCCATTCTGCCGGAATCGACTCATAAATTTTTTATTGACCATTTTAATGGTCCTTTCATAGGATCGTTGCCCGAACCGCTGAGAAAATGGCTGGATAGCTGCTTGAAGAGGAATGCTTCATGCGAAGATAGAGGCGGCGAGAGAAGTACGGTATTTGTTTCAGATAATGGTAATATCAACTGTACGCTCTATGCGTTTGAGGATTCACTTGGTACTCCAAGATTTCTAACAACCTTTGAGCGTGAGAGGAAAAGAGATGACTTCACATCTCTGGACGGCATCGGGCTCAGCCCCAGAGAGACTCAAATTCTTGCCGGTCTGTTTGCCGGCAAATCAAATATACAGATAGGAAAAGATCTGAATATCAAAGAGATAACCGTAAGAAAGCATTTGGAAAACATCGGAATGAAACTGAATGCTTCAGGCAGGACAGAGGTTCTTGCGAAGGCAATCGAGGCCAGGGATTATGTACCTGATCTTATATATGATCCGTCTTCTACCCGGCATTCGCCATTATTTACCAGGATGCCTTTGTTATTATCCGAGCTGGATTCATGTCCTGAAGTGATAATCGAACTCAATCAAAGGCTCAATGAACTCAGGAATTTTGAAGAGGTTCCGGTAATCCTCAAAAGTGTTCTTGAAAAGCAAATGCCTTTTGATTGGGCCGCTGTCTACTGTATGACATCTGCAAATGAGATTGAAAATATTTATGTAACTCCGGGTCTTCCCTTTGACTGGGTAAAACTCTATCCTGTCATAAGAAATCTTATCAGCTGGATACCTGCTGTAAGAAAAGGGAAGGTAGGGGATATATTTCTTGCACAGGATCTCATCAATCCTGAGAACAGGGAGGACCTTTTCACAAAGACAATTATGGAAGCAGCTACCGGTACATACTTTTCTCTTATTATGCCTGTTGCTGAAACAAGAGAACATAAAGTCTTTCTGGGGCTATATCGAAAAGATAACAAATCTCCCTATTCTGAGGATGATGTTGCAATCATGGAATTGTTGTCTCCGGTCATAATTTCATGGGCGCATTCGGTAATCAGATTTCACGAAAGTGCGCTTAATTATATGGGAAACCATATTGTACTGGAAAAAAAGAATGTCCAAGCTGTGTTGTTTGACGAGTATCTGAAGGGAATCGTATGGACAAAGGGTGCACAGGAACTGATTGAATCACAGATTGGTTCATCATGGAAAAATATTTTGATAACACAGTTAAGAAAACTGTCTAAATATAAAGGACCCGAGTTGAAGGAAAAAACTAATAATAGAAAGGTATGGACTGAATACTTTATCCTGGATGGCTGTAATCTGGAATGTTTCGCTTATATGCTTGACGGGCACATTCTTGTAAAATTCAAACAGCAAATATCCGAACCTTTTTCCATACTTAAGAAATATGATCTAACTGAAATGGAAACACAGATACTGTCATACCTGCATCTTGGGTATACTGACCGTCAAATAGCATCAGCCTTGAATGTCTGCGAGATGACGGTGAAAAAACATATGTCATATATAGGGGAAAGGTTTGGAGTATCCGGAAGGGTTGCTATTCTCCGCCATGCGGAAATGCTCAGACGTTCACCAAGCATGTGA
- a CDS encoding MFS transporter codes for MNDIQAVNKLPVKTKVSYAMGDLGANIVCQSVALYYLYFLTDITFLKASLAGISLMMVRCVDAFSDPLIGYFSDRTKTRWGRRRPYLLFGSFGCGLFFFLLFTYLPIHNQWLLFVHATFSYLIFYVCFSLVNIPYSALTPDMTQDYDERTNLTAYRMTGAIIGMFIAAGLTSELIKLFPNERIGYSLTAAGYGILFIILTLIVFWGVREKNDYAVKHDDTPMFRLYLNSFKNRPFVMVLMAYIMVELAIVLISSTLIYYMEYYMKKKELLSTIFLTMFGTALVCIPFWALISKHLGKKWSYFMGIGLFSIAMICIFFIRPENLLLLYLLAALAGMGLSTEFVNPWAMMPDTIEYNEFMTGKRNEGVFYGMQSFGPKLSGALAGLMAGEVLTLVHYVPKLAEQSSETLLGIRLIFCIMPVLFTGLGMIFIALYPISHKKYQEIVAELERRRAFQP; via the coding sequence ACGAAGGTTTCATATGCCATGGGAGATCTGGGCGCAAACATAGTATGTCAGTCGGTAGCATTGTACTATCTGTATTTTCTTACAGACATAACTTTTCTTAAGGCCTCTCTTGCAGGAATATCATTGATGATGGTGCGCTGCGTGGATGCATTCTCCGACCCTCTGATAGGATATTTTTCAGACCGGACAAAGACCCGCTGGGGCAGACGCCGACCTTACCTGCTGTTCGGTTCGTTCGGCTGCGGCCTTTTCTTTTTCCTTTTATTTACCTACCTGCCTATTCACAATCAGTGGCTTCTGTTCGTCCATGCCACATTCAGCTATCTGATATTTTATGTCTGTTTTTCTCTTGTGAACATACCCTATTCCGCGCTCACGCCCGACATGACACAGGATTATGACGAACGCACCAATCTCACCGCCTACAGGATGACCGGGGCCATCATAGGAATGTTCATTGCCGCAGGACTGACGAGCGAGCTGATAAAGCTTTTCCCGAACGAGAGGATCGGATACAGCCTTACAGCCGCGGGATACGGAATTCTTTTCATCATCCTGACGCTCATCGTGTTCTGGGGTGTAAGGGAGAAAAATGATTATGCCGTAAAGCACGACGATACGCCCATGTTCAGACTGTATCTCAATTCGTTCAAGAACAGACCTTTCGTGATGGTACTGATGGCGTACATCATGGTGGAGCTTGCGATTGTACTTATAAGCTCTACCCTTATCTATTACATGGAATATTACATGAAAAAAAAGGAGCTCCTCAGCACAATATTCCTGACAATGTTCGGCACGGCCCTTGTCTGCATACCGTTCTGGGCTCTCATCAGCAAACACCTGGGCAAGAAGTGGTCATACTTCATGGGCATAGGCCTTTTCTCGATCGCCATGATCTGCATATTCTTCATCAGGCCGGAAAATCTATTGCTTCTTTATCTGCTGGCCGCACTGGCGGGCATGGGGCTCTCAACCGAATTTGTCAATCCATGGGCTATGATGCCGGATACGATCGAATACAACGAATTCATGACAGGCAAGCGCAACGAGGGCGTCTTCTACGGAATGCAGAGCTTCGGCCCCAAACTGAGCGGGGCACTTGCAGGACTTATGGCGGGAGAGGTACTGACCCTGGTTCATTATGTGCCTAAACTTGCGGAACAGTCATCTGAAACACTCCTGGGTATACGCCTGATCTTCTGCATAATGCCCGTACTTTTCACGGGTCTCGGGATGATTTTCATAGCCCTTTATCCGATAAGCCATAAGAAATATCAGGAGATCGTTGCCGAACTCGAAAGGCGAAGAGCGTTCCAGCCCTGA